One Dysidea avara chromosome 7, odDysAvar1.4, whole genome shotgun sequence genomic region harbors:
- the LOC136261125 gene encoding TNF receptor-associated factor 6-like → MTGPRLRSFYASSQPHGDSRTRRQNKISSAGFWGIGLRSFCEGCFNKSDIINRDKCPYCQQQDFKVFPDKRALRQVLDLQVYCPNKKGGCEWSHKLRALEKHLEECPQAVVECPYDIVGCQSVVRRAEKLNHLKEMAEQHMEYNLSASLGNQRELQCTKQQLKATEEELKRTQNQLEETNQSLEGVKQAMEAKLQAKEQEIADVKKDLVQLKEFLTVKEREIAENKEKHKEIVTRLDNQSRQLENEIEKLVTVQYYTIHKNQATWSILLNTLATASESGKQVLPVIVRMNGFLCHNGGYKMCLGVVACGYYTNPEEISKADYDRGFVTVSLFLMRGEHDDRLVWPKPVSTVTFQLFN, encoded by the exons atgactggacctagacTACGTTCCTTCTATGCTTCCAGTCAGCCTCATGGCGATTCTCGAACAAGACGACAGAATAAAATCAGCAGTGCAGGATTTTGGGGGATAGGACTTCGA AGTTTCTGTGAAGGTTGCTTCAATAAATCAGATATAATTAATCGTGACAAGTGTCCCTACTGTCAGCAACAGGATTTCAAGGTGTTCCCAGACAAGAGAGCTTTGCGTCAAGTCCTTGACCTTCAAGTGTATTGCCCCAATAAGAAAGGAGGTTGTGAATGGAGTCATAAACTGCGAGCACTAGAAAAACATTTAGAAGAGTGTCCACAAGCAGTAGTGGAGTGTCCGTATGATATTGTGGGCTGCCAGAGTGTTGTTAGGAGGGCAGAGAAGCTGAACCACTTGAAGGAGATGGCAGAACAGCACATGGAATATAATTTGAGTGCTTCACTAGGAAATCAGAGAGAGCTACAATGTACAAAACAGCAGCTGAAAGCTACAGAGGAGGAATTGAAACGTACCCAGAATCAATTGGAGGAAACAAACCAAAGCCTGGAGGGTGTTAAGCAAGCAATGGAGGCAAAGTTGCAAGCTAAAGAGCAGGAGATAGCAGATGTTAAAAAAGATCTTGTGCAACTCAAAGAATTTCTAACTGTCAAGGAAAGAGAGATTGcagaaaacaaagaaaaacacaaaGAAATTGTAACTAGGCTTGACAATCAATCACGACAACTTGAAAATGAGATAGAAAAGTTGGTAACTGTACAATATTATACTATACACAAGAACCAAGCCACTTGGTCAATCCTTCTAAACACACTGGCCACTGCAAGTGAATCAGGCAAGCAAGTATTACCAGTCATAGTCAGGATGAATGGCTTTTTATG TCACAATGGAGGTTATAAGATGTGCCTTGGAGTGGTAGCTTGTGGCTACTATACTAATCCTGAGGAGATTTCAAAAGCTGACTATGATCGTGGCTTTGTTACAGTTAGCTTGTTCCTTATGAGAGGAGAACATGATGATCGGTTGGTGTGGCCCAAACCAGTTAGCACGGTGACATTTCAACTTTTCAACTAG